The genomic DNA GATTCCTTGTTTGTTAACTTTCGTGGAGAACCACTTACAACAAACGGAGTGAGACATATTCTGGATCGAATGATAAAAAAATCATCTTTAAACGGGTCCATCCATCCGCATAAACTAAGGCATTCCTTTGCGACACATCTCCTTAATAACGGAGCAGATATGAGGAGTGTTCAAGAGTTGTTAGGGCATTCGTTTTTGTCTTCTACACAAATTTATTCACATGTTACAAATGATTACTTGCGAAAAACATATATGGCCCACCACCCCCGGGCTTAAGCTTTAGGAGGAATAATATGACGCAATTTCATGCAACAACTATTTTTGCTGTTCGTCATAATGGTCAATGTGCTATGTCTGGAGATGGTCAAGTAACCTTTGGCAATGCTGTTGTGATGAAACATACAGCTCGTAAGGTTAGAAAGTTATTTAACGGGAGGGTTTTAGCAGGATTTGCCGGATCTGTTGCGGATGCCTTTACTCTTTTTGAAATGTTTGAAAGTAAGTTAGAAGAGTATAATGGCAATCTACAACGAGCATCTGTTGAACTTGCAAAACAGTGGAGAAGCGATAAAGTTCTACGACGTCTTGAAGCCATGCTAATCGTAATGAACGATACGGATATGCTATTGGTTTCTGGTACAGGAGAGATTATTGAACCAGATGATGGAATCCTTGCGATTGGATCTGGTGGAAATTATGCACTATCTGCCGGAAGAGCATTAAAGAAGTATTCCGGAGAGCATCTAACGGCAAAGGAAATCGCAAAGGCTTCCCTTGAGATTGCCGCTGAAATTTGCGTATATACAAATCACAATATTATCGTTGAAGAGCTTTAGGAGGGATCGAATGGTCACTAAAGGGACAAATCTAACCCCACGTCAGATTGTTGAACGATTGGATCAGTATATCATTGGGCAGAAGGATGCAAAGAAAGCAGTAGCGGTTGCACTGAGAAACCGTTATCGACGTAGTTTGCTTGACGAAGGTTTAAGGGATGAAATCAGTCCTAAGAATATATTAATGATCGGACCTACGGGTGTCGGAAAGACAGAAATTGCTAGACGAATGGCAAAGCTTGTATCAGCTCCGTTTGTGAAGGTTGAAGCGACAAAGTTTACGGAAGTGGGCTACGTGGGCCGTGATGTTGAATCCATGGTAAGAGATCTCGTAGAAACCGCAGTTAGACTTGTAAAAGAAGAAAAAATGCAAAAAGTGAAAGAACGAGCAGAGGAAAATGCAAATAAACGACTAGTTGATTTGTTAGTACCTTCTGCGAAAAAAGCAACAGGCTATAAAAATCCTTTAGAGATGCTATTCGGTGGAGGTGGTGCACAGGAACAAGAACCAACACCTACTGAAGACATGAATATCGTTGAAAAAAGGAAGGTTGTTGCCGAAAAGCTTTCTAAAGGAGAGCTTGAAAATGAAATGGTTTCTGTTGAAGTAGAAGAACAGCAACCATCTATGTTTGATATGCTTCAAGGTTCAGGCATGGAGCAAATGGGAATGAATATGCAGGATGCTTTAAGTGGCTTAATGCCGAAGAAACGAAAAAAACGGAAGCTTTCGGTTCGCGATGCAAGAAAAGTGTTAACAAATGAGGAAGCCTCAAAGCTGATTGATATGGATGAAGTAACGTCTGAGGCTGTTTTCCGTGCTGAGCAAACAGGAATCATCTTCATTGATGAAATTGATAAAATTGCTAGCAAAAACGGAGGAGGATCATCTGCTGACGTTTCTCGAGAGGGCGTACAACGAGATATTCTTCCAGTTGTTGAAGGTTCGACTGTCGTTACGAAGTATGGATCAGTGAAGACAGACCATATTCTATTTATGGCAGCGGGAGCATTCCATATCGCGAAGCCGTCTGATTTAATACCGGAGCTTCAGGGACGTTTTCCAATTAGAGTAGAATTAACAAAATTAACGGTAGACGATTTTTATAAGATACTAATTGAACCTGATAATGCACTTATTAAGCAATATCAAGCATTGTTAGTGACGGAAGGTATAGAAATTGAATTTTCTGACGATGCTATTCGTAAGATTGCAGAAGTTGCTTATGATGTAAATCAAAATACGGATAACATTGGAGCAAGAAGATTGCATACCATTTTAGAAAAGCTTCTAGAGGACTTGTCTTTTGAAGCACCGGATATCACAATGGAAAAAATCACAATCACACCACAATACGTAGAAGAAAAGCTCGGAGCCATTTCGCGTAATAAAGACTTAAGTCAATTTATTTTGTAATTCATGAGTTTGATTCCCTCGTGTTGGGGGAATCAAACGTATATTATGTGACACATAACAGTTCAATACATATGCAGAATTCAGAGTAAGTGCTACTCAATGGTTTTAGCTAATTAGGAGGAAGAACAAATGGATTTACTGTCAAAAACAAGAAAGATTAATGCCTTACTTCAAAAGGCAGCAGGAAAACCGGTTAACTTTAAAGAAATGTCAGAAACACTAAGTGAAGTCATCGAAGCTAATATTTTTATCGTAAGTCGCCGTGGGAAATTATTAGGCTTTGCGGTAAACCAACAGATTGAAAATGAACGTATTAAGAAAATGCTAGAAGATCGTCAATTCCCTGAAGAGTATACAAACAACCTATTTAACATCAATGAAACATCACCTAACCTAGATGTTAATAGTGAATACACAGCTTTTCCAGTGGAAAACAAAGATCTATTCAAAAATGGTTTAACAACGATCGTTCCAATCATTGGTGGCGGAGAAAGACTAGGAACATTAATCCTAGCTAGAACGCAAGAGCAATTCCATGATGATGATCTAATTCTTGCAGAATATGGCTCTACAGTTGTAGGGATGGAGATTCTAAGAGAAAAGGCAGAAGAAATTGAAGAAGAAGCTAGAAGTAAGGCAGTAGTACAAATGGCAATTAGCTCGTTATCTTATAGTGAGCTAGAAGCAATCGAGCATATTTTTGAAGAACTTAGTGGAAAAGAAGGGTTATTAGTTGCTTCAAAAATTGCTGATCGTGTAGGAATTACAAGATCTGTGATTGTAAACGCACTTAGAAAACTAGAAAGTGCTGGTGTTATTGAATCACGTTCGTTAGGTATGAAAGGAACATATATTAAAGTTCTAAACGACAAGTTCTTAATAGAATTAAGTAAATTAAAATCTAACTAATGAAGAACTCCTTATTTCGATTAGAAATAAGGAGTTTTTTTATGGTACATTTCGACAGAATTCTACTTTTTCTTTACAATGAAAATGTGTTCGCTTATTCTAAATACACAATTACAAAAATAAGACATTCCTACTAGTTCCTTGTTCTTAGTAAACAAATGGACCTGATGAACTGAAAAATGTAAAAAATATGTACATGAATCCAATCTTTTCAGTTTTTGCTTATAGGACAAATCGATTAAAATAGGACTTATAGATTAAGTATTTCGCCCGTATTGAGATAGACATCCTATATGCGATTTATTAAAATTAGTAGTATGATTGTTTTGCAGAATCCGACGTAAAACTACAAGTTTCTGCACCAATCAACAAATATATATATTTATATATGAGGTGGAGAACTTGAAGCTCTTTTCA from Robertmurraya sp. FSL R5-0851 includes the following:
- the hslV gene encoding ATP-dependent protease subunit HslV, which gives rise to MTQFHATTIFAVRHNGQCAMSGDGQVTFGNAVVMKHTARKVRKLFNGRVLAGFAGSVADAFTLFEMFESKLEEYNGNLQRASVELAKQWRSDKVLRRLEAMLIVMNDTDMLLVSGTGEIIEPDDGILAIGSGGNYALSAGRALKKYSGEHLTAKEIAKASLEIAAEICVYTNHNIIVEEL
- the hslU gene encoding HslU--HslV peptidase ATPase subunit gives rise to the protein MVTKGTNLTPRQIVERLDQYIIGQKDAKKAVAVALRNRYRRSLLDEGLRDEISPKNILMIGPTGVGKTEIARRMAKLVSAPFVKVEATKFTEVGYVGRDVESMVRDLVETAVRLVKEEKMQKVKERAEENANKRLVDLLVPSAKKATGYKNPLEMLFGGGGAQEQEPTPTEDMNIVEKRKVVAEKLSKGELENEMVSVEVEEQQPSMFDMLQGSGMEQMGMNMQDALSGLMPKKRKKRKLSVRDARKVLTNEEASKLIDMDEVTSEAVFRAEQTGIIFIDEIDKIASKNGGGSSADVSREGVQRDILPVVEGSTVVTKYGSVKTDHILFMAAGAFHIAKPSDLIPELQGRFPIRVELTKLTVDDFYKILIEPDNALIKQYQALLVTEGIEIEFSDDAIRKIAEVAYDVNQNTDNIGARRLHTILEKLLEDLSFEAPDITMEKITITPQYVEEKLGAISRNKDLSQFIL
- the codY gene encoding GTP-sensing pleiotropic transcriptional regulator CodY translates to MDLLSKTRKINALLQKAAGKPVNFKEMSETLSEVIEANIFIVSRRGKLLGFAVNQQIENERIKKMLEDRQFPEEYTNNLFNINETSPNLDVNSEYTAFPVENKDLFKNGLTTIVPIIGGGERLGTLILARTQEQFHDDDLILAEYGSTVVGMEILREKAEEIEEEARSKAVVQMAISSLSYSELEAIEHIFEELSGKEGLLVASKIADRVGITRSVIVNALRKLESAGVIESRSLGMKGTYIKVLNDKFLIELSKLKSN